One genomic window of Globicephala melas chromosome 8, mGloMel1.2, whole genome shotgun sequence includes the following:
- the COMMD9 gene encoding COMM domain-containing protein 9 isoform X4 codes for MAALTAEVFAALQSLLKASSKDVVRQLCQESFSSSALGSKKLLDVTCSSLSVTQEEAEQLLQALHRLTRLVVFRDLSSAEAILALFPENFHQNLKNLLTKIILEHVSTWRAEAQTNQISLPRLVDLDWRVDIKTSSDSISRMAVPTCLLQMKIQEDPSLCGEQPSVSAVTVELSKETLDTMLDGLGRIRDQLSAVASK; via the exons ATGGCCGCGCTGACGGCGGAGGTCTTTGCAGCTCTCCAGAGCCTGCTGAAG gcCTCCTCGAAAGATGTTGTCAGACAGCTGTGCCAAGAGAGCTTTTCCAGTTCAGCCCTTGGCTCGAAAAAGCTCTTGGATGTTACGTGTTCCAGCTTGTCTGTGACCCAGGAGGAGGCAGAACAA CTGCTCCAGGCTCTGCACCGCCTCACCAGGCTAGTGGTGTTCCGTGACCTGTCCTCCGCCGAGGCGATTCTGGCACTCTTTCCTGAAAATTTCCACCAAAACCTCAAAAACCTGCTGACAAAAATCATCCTAGAACACGT ATCTACTTGGAGAGCTGAAGCCCAAACAAATCAGA TCTCTCTGCCGCGCCTGGTCGACCTGGACTGGAGGGTGGACATCAAAACCTCCTCAGACAGCATCAGCCGCATGGCCGTCCCTACCTGCCTGCTCCAGATGAAG atccaggaagatcccagtcTGTGTGGGGAGCAGCCCTCCGTGTCAGCTGTCACTGTGGAGCTGAGTAAGGAGACCCTGGACACGATGTTAGACGGGCTGGGCCGCATCCGGGACCAGCTCTCCGCTGTGGCCAGCAAGTGA
- the COMMD9 gene encoding COMM domain-containing protein 9 isoform X3, whose translation MAALTAEVFAALQSLLKASSKDVVRQLCQESFSSSALGSKKLLDVTCSSLSVTQEEAEQGSPSVLQLLQALHRLTRLVVFRDLSSAEAILALFPENFHQNLKNLLTKIILEHVSTWRAEAQTNQISLPRLVDLDWRVDIKTSSDSISRMAVPTCLLQMKIQEDPSLCGEQPSVSAVTVELSKETLDTMLDGLGRIRDQLSAVASK comes from the exons ATGGCCGCGCTGACGGCGGAGGTCTTTGCAGCTCTCCAGAGCCTGCTGAAG gcCTCCTCGAAAGATGTTGTCAGACAGCTGTGCCAAGAGAGCTTTTCCAGTTCAGCCCTTGGCTCGAAAAAGCTCTTGGATGTTACGTGTTCCAGCTTGTCTGTGACCCAGGAGGAGGCAGAACAA GGCTCCCCGTCTGTCCTGCAGCTGCTCCAGGCTCTGCACCGCCTCACCAGGCTAGTGGTGTTCCGTGACCTGTCCTCCGCCGAGGCGATTCTGGCACTCTTTCCTGAAAATTTCCACCAAAACCTCAAAAACCTGCTGACAAAAATCATCCTAGAACACGT ATCTACTTGGAGAGCTGAAGCCCAAACAAATCAGA TCTCTCTGCCGCGCCTGGTCGACCTGGACTGGAGGGTGGACATCAAAACCTCCTCAGACAGCATCAGCCGCATGGCCGTCCCTACCTGCCTGCTCCAGATGAAG atccaggaagatcccagtcTGTGTGGGGAGCAGCCCTCCGTGTCAGCTGTCACTGTGGAGCTGAGTAAGGAGACCCTGGACACGATGTTAGACGGGCTGGGCCGCATCCGGGACCAGCTCTCCGCTGTGGCCAGCAAGTGA
- the COMMD9 gene encoding COMM domain-containing protein 9 isoform X2, with product MAALTAEVFAALQSLLKASSKDVVRQLCQESFSSSALGSKKLLDVTCSSLSVTQEEAEQLLQALHRLTRLVVFRDLSSAEAILALFPENFHQNLKNLLTKIILEHVSTWRAEAQTNQKACCVDHTHTHVQPLELPVVEERLSNAGGVSTEPSCPHTVSLPRLVDLDWRVDIKTSSDSISRMAVPTCLLQMKIQEDPSLCGEQPSVSAVTVELSKETLDTMLDGLGRIRDQLSAVASK from the exons ATGGCCGCGCTGACGGCGGAGGTCTTTGCAGCTCTCCAGAGCCTGCTGAAG gcCTCCTCGAAAGATGTTGTCAGACAGCTGTGCCAAGAGAGCTTTTCCAGTTCAGCCCTTGGCTCGAAAAAGCTCTTGGATGTTACGTGTTCCAGCTTGTCTGTGACCCAGGAGGAGGCAGAACAA CTGCTCCAGGCTCTGCACCGCCTCACCAGGCTAGTGGTGTTCCGTGACCTGTCCTCCGCCGAGGCGATTCTGGCACTCTTTCCTGAAAATTTCCACCAAAACCTCAAAAACCTGCTGACAAAAATCATCCTAGAACACGT ATCTACTTGGAGAGCTGAAGCCCAAACAAATCAGA aGGCTTGCTGTGTGGATCACACGCATACCCACGTGCAGCCCTTGGAGCTGCCTGTCGTCGAGGAAAGGCTTAGTAACGCAGGTGGCGTGAGCACTGAGCCGAGCTGTCCCCACACAGTCTCTCTGCCGCGCCTGGTCGACCTGGACTGGAGGGTGGACATCAAAACCTCCTCAGACAGCATCAGCCGCATGGCCGTCCCTACCTGCCTGCTCCAGATGAAG atccaggaagatcccagtcTGTGTGGGGAGCAGCCCTCCGTGTCAGCTGTCACTGTGGAGCTGAGTAAGGAGACCCTGGACACGATGTTAGACGGGCTGGGCCGCATCCGGGACCAGCTCTCCGCTGTGGCCAGCAAGTGA
- the COMMD9 gene encoding COMM domain-containing protein 9 isoform X1, translating to MAALTAEVFAALQSLLKASSKDVVRQLCQESFSSSALGSKKLLDVTCSSLSVTQEEAEQGSPSVLQLLQALHRLTRLVVFRDLSSAEAILALFPENFHQNLKNLLTKIILEHVSTWRAEAQTNQKACCVDHTHTHVQPLELPVVEERLSNAGGVSTEPSCPHTVSLPRLVDLDWRVDIKTSSDSISRMAVPTCLLQMKIQEDPSLCGEQPSVSAVTVELSKETLDTMLDGLGRIRDQLSAVASK from the exons ATGGCCGCGCTGACGGCGGAGGTCTTTGCAGCTCTCCAGAGCCTGCTGAAG gcCTCCTCGAAAGATGTTGTCAGACAGCTGTGCCAAGAGAGCTTTTCCAGTTCAGCCCTTGGCTCGAAAAAGCTCTTGGATGTTACGTGTTCCAGCTTGTCTGTGACCCAGGAGGAGGCAGAACAA GGCTCCCCGTCTGTCCTGCAGCTGCTCCAGGCTCTGCACCGCCTCACCAGGCTAGTGGTGTTCCGTGACCTGTCCTCCGCCGAGGCGATTCTGGCACTCTTTCCTGAAAATTTCCACCAAAACCTCAAAAACCTGCTGACAAAAATCATCCTAGAACACGT ATCTACTTGGAGAGCTGAAGCCCAAACAAATCAGA aGGCTTGCTGTGTGGATCACACGCATACCCACGTGCAGCCCTTGGAGCTGCCTGTCGTCGAGGAAAGGCTTAGTAACGCAGGTGGCGTGAGCACTGAGCCGAGCTGTCCCCACACAGTCTCTCTGCCGCGCCTGGTCGACCTGGACTGGAGGGTGGACATCAAAACCTCCTCAGACAGCATCAGCCGCATGGCCGTCCCTACCTGCCTGCTCCAGATGAAG atccaggaagatcccagtcTGTGTGGGGAGCAGCCCTCCGTGTCAGCTGTCACTGTGGAGCTGAGTAAGGAGACCCTGGACACGATGTTAGACGGGCTGGGCCGCATCCGGGACCAGCTCTCCGCTGTGGCCAGCAAGTGA